A single genomic interval of Pyrus communis chromosome 7, drPyrComm1.1, whole genome shotgun sequence harbors:
- the LOC137740137 gene encoding receptor-like serine/threonine-protein kinase SD1-8, whose protein sequence is MDTKPNSEFVFSVILLCVFLKSHVYLAADTIGENQSLSGDQTIGSAGGMFELGFFKPGQLSNYYIGIWYSKQVVSEMTVVWVANREIPVSDRFSSVLSILDGNLVILNQSKTLVWSTNLNSTTNSGSVQAVLLDSGNFVLRAGSSNNTSEPLWQSFDHPTHTWLPGAKLGFNKITNHTQTLTSWKNSETPAPGLYSLELAPDESSSYILLWNRSKQYWINAPWNESSHIFKVAPENQMFNYSYVTNENERYFTYYLYDPKTVSRCFLSVSGQIQQLTWLEKQWTLLWSLPLQQCDVYAFCGAFSSCNPTSSDNCKCLKGFEPNLQSDWDLQIYSGGCSRRTSMQCGNATSANGTGDGFLGDEFLEIHSISLPENNQYGYVLGIESCRSACLIECHCTAYAYESNSYCSLWHGDVFLPELVASDGGGKTLYIRAAASDIKKKGSIKPSLVIAIVTTVTGLLLVIFGYFLWKKTLGKKREQRNRHGETKSKFAAGGEKNDAELPIFGLRAIIAATNNFAEANKLGEGGFGPVYKGILAENQEVAIKRLSKKSGQGQLEFMNELKLIAKLQHTNLVRLLGCCLEDEEMILIYEYMPNRSLDKLLFDASEKRELDWGRRFRIIEGIAQGVLYIHKYSRLKIIHRDLKASNILLDGALNPKISDFGMARIFGIHQTEANTNRVVGTYGYMSPEYARYGHFSEKLDVFSFGVLLLEIVSGKKNAAFYRFEHSPTLAGWAWELWKEGRGMEVIDESVRETCHLDEALKCIYVGFLCVQEAPADRPTMSSVIRMLQGNESTSLPPSKEPAFSTYRNSNHVRPSEKPTSFSHNAVTMSFPEGR, encoded by the exons ATGGATACCAAACCAAACTCAGAGTTCGTGTTCTCCGTTATTTTATTATGTGTATTTCTCAAGTCCCATGTTTACCTAGCAGCTGACACTATTGGCGAAAACCAATCTCTCTCTGGCGATCAAACCATTGGTTCTGCTGGTGGGATGTTTGAGCTAGGTTTCTTCAAACCTGGTCAGCTTTCAAACTACTATATAGGCATATGGTACTCCAAGCAAGTAGTATCTGAGATGACCGTTGTTTGGGTAGCAAATAGGGAAATACCAGTATCTGATAGATTTTCTTCGGTCTTGAGCATCTTAGACGGTAATTTAGTTATCTTGAACCAGTCCAAAACCCTGGTTTGGTCAACAAATTTAAACTCCACCACCAATTCTGGTTCTGTACAAGCAGTTCTTTTGGATAGTGGAAACTTTGTCTTGAGAGCGGGGTCTAGTAACAATACATCAGAGCCTTTATGGCAAAGCTTTGATCATCCAACCCATACTTGGCTACCAGGAGCTAAACTTGGAttcaacaaaattacaaatcatACCCAAACTCTCACTTCATGGAAGAATTCGGAAACTCCTGCACCAGGTCTTTACTCTCTTGAGCTAGCCCCGGACGAAAGCAGTTCATATATCTTATTGTGGAATAGGTCTAAACAGTATTGGATCAATGCACCATGGAATGAAAGTTCACATATTTTCAAGGTGGCTCCTGAAAATCAAATGTTCAATTATAGTTATGTTACGAATGAGAACGAAAGGTATTTCACCTATTATCTTTACGATCCAAAAACTGTATCTCGATGCTTCTTGTCTGTCTCGGGGCAGATTCAGCAACTAACATGGTTGGAGAAGCAGTGGACTTTGCTTTGGTCTCTACCATTACAACAATGTGATGTTTATGCTTTTTGTGGGGCTTTCTCTAGTTGCAATCCTACATCTTCGGACAACTGCAAATGTTTGAAGGGCTTTGAGCCAAACCTGCAGAGTGATTGGGACTTGCAGATTTATTCTGGTGGGTGTTCAAGAAGAACCAGTATGCAGTGTGGGAATGCTACTAGTGCGAATGGGACGGGTGATGGGTTTTTGGGAGACGAGTTTCTAGAAATACATAGCATTTCATTGCCTGAAAATAACCAATACGGATACGTTCTTGGTATCGAAAGTTGTAGATCAGCCTGTTTAATTGAATGCCATTGCACTGCTTATGCTTATGAGAGCAacagttattgttcactatgGCATGGAGATGTTTTTCTGCCAGAACTTGTAGCAAGTGACGGTGGTGGAAAAACTTTATATATCAGAGCTGCAGCTTCCGACATTAAGAAAAAAG GTTCAATTAAGCCGTCCCTTGTGATTGCAATTGTCACAACAGTCACAGGTTTGCTTCTTGTCATTTTTGGCTATTTCTTATGGAAGAAGACAttgggaaagaaaagagagCAAAGGAATAGACATGGTGAGACTAAAAGTAAATTTGCTGCTGGAGGTGAAAAGAACGATGCAGAACTGCCGATCTTTGGTTTAAGGGCTATAATAGCTGCTACAAACAACTTCGCTGAAGCTAATAAACTCGGAGAGGGAGGATTTGGCCCTGTCTACAAG GGAATTTTGGCTGAAAATCAAGAAGTAGCCATAAAAAGGTTATCAAAAAAGTCAGGCCAAGGACAACTGGAGTTCATGAATGAGTTAAAACTTATTGCCAAGCTCCAACATACCAATCTCGTTAGGCTCTTGGGTTGCTGTCTTGAAGATGAGGAAATGATATTGATCTACGAATACATGCCCAATCGGAGCTTGGACAAACTTTTGTttg ATGCATCTGAAAAAAGAGAATTAGATTGGGGAAGACGTTTTCGAATTATAGAAGGCATTGCTCAAGGAGTACTTTATATCCACAAGTACTCTAGATTGAAAATCATCCATAGGGATCTAAAAGCAAGTAACATACTGTTGGATGGAGCCTTGAACCCCAAAATTTCAGACTTTGGAATGGCAAGGATTTTCGGGATACACCAGACTGAAGCAAATACCAATAGGGTTGTTGGCACATA CGGTTACATGTCACCCGAATATGCGAGATATGGTCATTTCTCTGAGAAATTAGATGTATTCAGCTTTGGAGTGTTATTGTTGGAGATTGTAAGCGGAAAGAAGAATGCTGCTTTTTATCGCTTTGAACATTCACCAACTCTTGCTGGATGG GCATGGGAGttgtggaaagaaggaagaggaatgGAGGTGATCGATGAATCGGTAAGGGAAACGTGCCACCTCGATGAAGCCTTGAAGTGTATCTATGTAGGGTTTTTGTGTGTTCAAGAAGCTCCAGCTGATCGACCAACAATGTCTTCGGTAATTCGTATGTTGCAGGGCAATGAATCTACATCTCTTCCACCTTCCAAAGAACCTGCCTTTTCAACATATAGAAATTCCAATCATGTTCGCCCTTCTGAAAAGCCTACCAGTTTTTCCCACAACGCAGTCACCATGAGTTTTCCAGAAGGTCGATAG